From Eleftheria terrae, the proteins below share one genomic window:
- a CDS encoding methyl-accepting chemotaxis protein, with the protein MLARTSIGRLLLAMLAILCAVQIGTSAVAFSMMRGTMADTERLNEVAVKKANFVNETTLRLMDARINLSRYGTRLIRSNEPRPDILAHAQQQLVLADAAIAGYRGLPGADDKARALDAAFEQKVGAFRAALGELVVFLQKGDVQSFLDQPTQKLQDEFLHARDGFVAYASDTAQDAWASAQGNTNVFEVMAAMLVAATVALAALFQLGVTRLIVRPVQAILAMLQRTAHGDLTAYTPVEGTIEIRALSAAVGEMQSGLTRIVSDVRVGSESIASASQQIAAGNADLSSRTEAQASALQQTAASMEQLASTVKANADNAQQANQLAMAASSVAERGGEAVNQVVETMKGISDSSRKIGEIIGTIDGIAFQTNILALNAAVEAARAGEQGRGFAVVAGEVRTLAQRSAEAAREIKVLIGASVERVETGAAQVDQAGATITEVVSSIRRVTDIVGEISSASVEQSAGVAQIGQAVTTMDAGTQQNAALVEESAAAAESLQRQAQQLVGAVALFKLANGSSAAPLASPAVRPSASPAAVPPAVRRPSKPALRPSSAASAPAPAAIKRPAVTATSPAPVRPPVAEPMAIPKAAAAPAAAGGEDDWETF; encoded by the coding sequence ATGTTGGCCAGGACCAGCATCGGCAGGCTGTTGCTTGCCATGCTCGCAATACTGTGCGCGGTGCAGATTGGCACCAGCGCTGTGGCGTTCTCGATGATGCGCGGCACGATGGCCGACACCGAGCGGCTCAACGAAGTGGCAGTGAAGAAAGCCAACTTCGTCAACGAGACCACCCTGCGCCTGATGGACGCGCGCATCAACCTGTCGCGCTACGGCACCCGGCTGATCCGCAGCAACGAGCCGCGCCCCGACATCCTGGCCCACGCCCAGCAGCAGCTGGTGCTCGCCGATGCGGCGATCGCCGGCTACCGCGGCCTGCCCGGCGCCGATGACAAGGCTCGTGCCCTCGATGCGGCCTTCGAGCAGAAGGTCGGTGCTTTCCGGGCCGCGCTCGGCGAACTGGTGGTGTTCCTGCAGAAAGGCGACGTGCAGTCCTTCCTGGACCAGCCGACGCAGAAGCTGCAGGACGAATTCCTGCACGCCCGCGACGGCTTTGTCGCCTATGCGAGCGACACCGCGCAGGATGCCTGGGCTTCGGCGCAGGGCAACACCAATGTCTTCGAAGTGATGGCCGCCATGCTGGTCGCCGCCACCGTCGCGCTGGCGGCCCTGTTCCAGCTGGGCGTGACGCGGCTCATCGTGCGGCCGGTGCAAGCCATCCTGGCGATGCTGCAGCGTACGGCGCATGGTGACCTGACCGCCTACACGCCGGTGGAGGGCACGATCGAGATCCGTGCGCTGTCGGCCGCGGTCGGCGAGATGCAGTCGGGCTTGACCCGCATCGTCAGCGACGTGCGGGTGGGCTCCGAGTCGATCGCCTCCGCTTCGCAGCAGATCGCCGCGGGCAATGCCGACCTGTCCTCGCGCACCGAGGCCCAGGCCAGCGCCCTGCAGCAGACCGCCGCATCGATGGAACAGCTGGCGAGCACGGTGAAGGCCAATGCCGACAACGCGCAGCAGGCCAATCAGCTGGCCATGGCAGCGTCCTCGGTGGCCGAGCGGGGCGGCGAAGCCGTCAACCAGGTGGTCGAGACGATGAAGGGCATCAGCGACAGCTCGCGCAAGATCGGCGAGATCATTGGCACCATCGATGGCATTGCCTTCCAGACCAACATCCTCGCCCTCAACGCCGCCGTCGAAGCAGCGCGCGCCGGCGAGCAGGGCCGCGGCTTCGCCGTGGTGGCGGGCGAGGTGCGCACGCTGGCGCAGCGCAGTGCCGAGGCAGCGCGCGAGATCAAGGTGCTGATCGGCGCAAGCGTCGAGCGTGTCGAGACCGGCGCCGCCCAGGTGGACCAGGCCGGCGCGACGATCACCGAAGTGGTGTCCTCGATTCGGCGTGTCACCGATATCGTGGGCGAAATCAGCTCCGCCAGCGTGGAGCAGAGCGCCGGTGTGGCGCAGATCGGCCAGGCGGTCACGACCATGGACGCCGGCACGCAGCAGAACGCCGCGCTCGTCGAGGAATCGGCGGCGGCCGCCGAAAGCCTGCAGCGCCAGGCCCAGCAACTGGTCGGCGCGGTCGCCTTGTTCAAGCTGGCCAATGGCAGCAGCGCTGCACCGCTCGCCTCACCGGCGGTTCGGCCTTCGGCCTCGCCCGCCGCCGTGCCGCCCGCCGTCCGCCGCCCGTCGAAGCCGGCGCTGCGTCCGTCCAGCGCTGCTTCTGCGCCGGCCCCCGCCGCCATCAAGCGGCCGGCCGTCACGGCCACGTCGCCAGCGCCGGTGCGGCCCCCGGTGGCCGAGCCGATGGCCATTCCCAAAGCCGCCGCCGCGCCAGCCGCTGCGGGGGGCGAGGACGACTGGGAGACCTTCTGA
- a CDS encoding CmpA/NrtA family ABC transporter substrate-binding protein — protein MHCRCGRPHAEGSCEPVSAPVADAAGQPTDFIEAALVKALLPHEGQRRRFLAAVGSQAARAAIASVLPVSALQAMAQDKAPLEKKDLQIGFIAITCATPLIMAHPMGFYQQQGLRVQLNKTAGWALIRDKIISGEHDASHFLSPMPLAMSMGVGSARLPVSVATIQNVNGQAITLHVKHKDKRDPRQWKGMKFAVPFEYSMHNFLLRYYVAEHGLDPDRDLQIRVTPPPEMVANLRAGNIDGFLGPDPFNQRAVYDGSGFIHLLSKDIWDGHPCCAFGLSEDFIRQHPNTFAALYRAVLKSAQMARDPAQREEIARAIAPAAYLNQPEVVIKQVLTGRFADGLGNVRHVPDRTDFDPVPWQAMAVWILTQMKRWGYLKGEVNYRQIAEKVFLLTDARRQMKLLEQADPGERGRTITVMGRGFDPARAQEYEKSFAIRKAAV, from the coding sequence ATGCACTGCCGCTGCGGCAGGCCGCATGCCGAGGGGAGTTGTGAGCCGGTGTCCGCACCGGTGGCCGATGCCGCCGGCCAGCCCACCGACTTCATCGAGGCCGCCCTGGTCAAGGCACTGCTGCCGCACGAAGGGCAGCGGCGCCGTTTTCTGGCGGCGGTAGGCAGCCAGGCGGCCCGCGCCGCCATTGCCTCCGTGCTGCCGGTATCGGCACTGCAGGCGATGGCACAGGACAAGGCGCCGCTGGAGAAGAAAGACCTGCAGATCGGCTTCATCGCCATCACCTGCGCCACGCCGCTGATCATGGCTCACCCGATGGGTTTCTATCAGCAGCAGGGCCTGAGGGTGCAGCTCAACAAGACGGCCGGTTGGGCGCTGATCCGCGACAAGATCATCTCGGGCGAGCATGACGCCTCGCATTTCCTTTCCCCGATGCCCCTCGCCATGTCGATGGGCGTGGGTTCCGCCCGGCTGCCGGTGAGCGTGGCCACCATCCAGAACGTCAACGGGCAGGCCATCACGCTGCACGTGAAGCACAAGGACAAGCGCGACCCGCGGCAATGGAAGGGCATGAAGTTCGCGGTGCCCTTTGAATATTCGATGCACAACTTCCTGCTGCGCTACTACGTGGCAGAGCATGGCCTGGATCCAGACCGCGACCTGCAGATCCGCGTCACGCCGCCGCCCGAGATGGTGGCCAATCTGCGCGCGGGCAACATCGACGGCTTCCTGGGCCCCGACCCGTTCAACCAGCGGGCCGTCTACGACGGTTCCGGCTTCATCCACCTGCTGTCCAAGGACATCTGGGACGGCCATCCCTGCTGTGCCTTCGGCCTCAGCGAGGACTTCATCCGGCAGCATCCCAACACCTTCGCCGCGCTCTACCGCGCGGTGCTCAAGTCGGCCCAGATGGCACGCGACCCGGCGCAGCGGGAGGAGATTGCACGGGCCATCGCACCGGCCGCCTACCTCAACCAGCCGGAAGTGGTGATCAAGCAGGTGCTGACCGGTCGTTTCGCCGACGGTCTGGGCAACGTCCGGCATGTCCCAGACCGCACCGACTTCGACCCGGTGCCATGGCAGGCGATGGCGGTGTGGATCCTGACGCAGATGAAGCGCTGGGGCTACCTCAAGGGCGAGGTCAATTACCGGCAGATCGCCGAGAAGGTCTTCCTGCTGACCGATGCGCGGCGGCAGATGAAGTTGCTGGAACAGGCCGATCCCGGCGAGCGTGGCCGAACGATCACCGTCATGGGCCGCGGCTTCGACCCGGCCCGCGCGCAGGAGTACGAGAAAAGTTTCGCCATCCGCAAGGCAGCGGTGTAG
- a CDS encoding CmpA/NrtA family ABC transporter substrate-binding protein: MSEQELSGLDPYDADRPLLMRCACGRQHAAAGDAGADCAPTTPEQAVNRYVEAALVKALFPREEVRRQFLRAVGRRTAMAAIASVLPLGSLQAMAQERGRPEKKDLKVGFVSITCATPLLMAEPLGFYRDQGINVQLVKTPGWAAIRDRIITKEHDASHFLSPMPLAMTLGLGSDKVATSVATIQNINGQAITLHVKHKSRREPKSWKGFKFGVPFPFSMHNFLLRYYLADYGLHPDTDVEIITVPPPEMVARLKAGEIDGFLGPDPYNQRAVYDEVGFIHVLSKDIWDGHPCCAFGMSSEFIRQHPNSFAALFRAIIGSSFIASVSTDRMRMAKLIAPAAYLNQPEEVVAQVLTGEFPDGLGNVRRVPDRAIFDPVPWQSMAVWILTQMKRWGYIKGEVDYSHIAEQVFMLTDAKKQMGMAGWRPPEGAYRRARIMGKVFDPQRPEEYVKSFPIHKVMA, translated from the coding sequence ATGAGCGAGCAAGAGTTATCGGGCCTGGACCCCTACGATGCGGACCGTCCGCTGTTGATGCGCTGCGCCTGCGGCCGCCAGCACGCGGCGGCCGGGGACGCCGGCGCCGACTGTGCACCGACCACGCCCGAGCAGGCGGTGAACCGCTATGTTGAAGCGGCGCTGGTGAAGGCGCTGTTCCCGCGGGAGGAAGTGCGGCGGCAGTTCCTGCGCGCGGTGGGGCGGCGCACCGCGATGGCCGCCATCGCCAGCGTGCTGCCCCTCGGTTCCTTGCAGGCCATGGCCCAGGAGCGTGGCCGCCCCGAGAAGAAGGACCTCAAGGTCGGCTTCGTCAGCATCACCTGTGCGACACCGCTGTTGATGGCAGAGCCCCTGGGCTTCTACCGCGACCAGGGCATCAACGTGCAGCTGGTCAAGACGCCGGGCTGGGCGGCCATCCGCGACCGGATCATCACCAAGGAGCACGACGCCTCCCACTTCCTCTCGCCCATGCCGCTGGCCATGACGCTGGGCCTGGGCTCGGACAAGGTGGCCACTTCCGTTGCCACCATCCAGAACATCAACGGCCAGGCGATCACGCTGCACGTCAAGCACAAGTCGCGGCGTGAGCCCAAGAGCTGGAAAGGCTTCAAGTTCGGCGTGCCGTTCCCGTTCAGCATGCACAACTTCCTGTTGCGCTATTACCTGGCTGACTACGGCCTGCACCCGGACACCGATGTCGAGATCATCACCGTGCCCCCGCCGGAGATGGTGGCGCGGCTCAAGGCCGGCGAGATCGACGGCTTCCTGGGCCCCGACCCGTACAACCAGCGCGCCGTGTATGACGAGGTCGGCTTCATCCATGTCTTGTCGAAAGACATCTGGGATGGCCATCCCTGCTGCGCCTTCGGCATGAGCAGCGAGTTCATCCGCCAGCATCCGAACAGCTTCGCGGCGCTGTTCCGCGCCATCATCGGCTCGTCCTTCATCGCCAGCGTGTCGACCGACCGCATGCGCATGGCCAAGCTGATTGCCCCGGCCGCCTACCTGAACCAGCCCGAGGAAGTGGTGGCCCAGGTGCTGACCGGCGAGTTCCCGGACGGCCTGGGCAACGTCCGCCGCGTGCCCGACCGCGCCATCTTCGACCCCGTGCCGTGGCAGAGCATGGCGGTGTGGATCCTGACGCAGATGAAGCGCTGGGGCTACATCAAGGGCGAGGTCGACTACTCGCACATCGCCGAGCAGGTCTTCATGCTGACCGATGCCAAGAAGCAGATGGGCATGGCTGGCTGGCGGCCGCCCGAGGGCGCCTACCGGCGCGCTCGCATCATGGGCAAGGTGTTCGATCCACAGCGTCCCGAGGAATACGTGAAGAGCTTCCCCATCCACAAGGTGATGGCATGA
- the ntrB gene encoding nitrate ABC transporter permease, which produces MKAQRRALAWRAAGLSLLLLLALLALWHWATLPAAGAAAAMTAEQREYAELLGQSSEGPARNSGFPTPAELGRSALQHLSDPWRDNGPNDKGLGIQLGHSLLRVALGFGAAVLLAVPLGFLVGMSPLALRALDPYIQVLKPISPLAWMPLALYTIRDSSASGVFVIFICSVWPLLINTSFGVASVRREWLDVARTLEVPRGRLALQVILPAAAPTILTGMRISMGIAWLVIVAAEMLVGGTGIGYFVWNEWNNLSLANVMVAILLIGVVGMVLDRLFAALQRKVSYAD; this is translated from the coding sequence ATGAAGGCACAGCGACGCGCGCTGGCCTGGCGGGCAGCCGGCCTGTCGCTGCTCTTGCTGCTGGCCTTGCTGGCGCTGTGGCACTGGGCCACGCTGCCTGCGGCCGGTGCCGCTGCAGCCATGACGGCCGAGCAGCGCGAATATGCCGAGTTGCTGGGGCAATCAAGCGAGGGCCCCGCGCGCAACAGCGGCTTCCCGACGCCGGCCGAGCTGGGGCGCTCAGCCTTGCAACACCTGTCCGACCCCTGGCGCGACAATGGCCCGAACGACAAGGGCCTGGGCATCCAGCTGGGGCATTCGCTGCTGCGGGTGGCGCTGGGCTTCGGCGCGGCCGTGCTGCTGGCGGTGCCACTCGGCTTCCTGGTGGGAATGAGCCCGCTGGCCTTGCGGGCGCTTGATCCCTACATCCAGGTGCTCAAGCCCATCTCCCCGCTGGCCTGGATGCCACTGGCGCTCTACACCATCCGCGATTCCTCGGCCTCCGGCGTTTTCGTGATCTTCATCTGCTCGGTGTGGCCGCTGCTGATCAACACCAGCTTCGGCGTCGCCAGCGTGCGCCGGGAATGGCTGGACGTGGCCCGGACGCTCGAGGTGCCGCGCGGGCGGCTGGCGTTGCAAGTCATCCTGCCGGCGGCGGCGCCCACCATCCTGACCGGCATGCGCATCAGCATGGGCATCGCCTGGCTCGTGATCGTCGCGGCCGAGATGCTGGTGGGCGGCACCGGCATCGGCTACTTCGTCTGGAACGAGTGGAACAACCTCTCCCTGGCCAACGTGATGGTGGCCATCCTGCTGATCGGTGTGGTGGGGATGGTGCTCGACCGCCTGTTCGCCGCCTTGCAGCGTAAGGTGAGCTATGCCGACTGA
- a CDS encoding ABC transporter ATP-binding protein yields the protein MPTDLRAGAAPFLQVQGLAKSYADRHGRPGPAVFERVNFDIRRGEFVCIVGHSGCGKSSLLKVLAGLEAPSAGRMLIDGRPVHGPGLDRGVVFQEHALMPWLSVRGNIAFAVRSRWPEWSASQVDTQVRRYLELVGLQAAIDKKPAALSGGMKQRVGIARAFAIEPKMLLLDEPFGALDALTRGTIQDELLRICAETRQTVFMITHDVDEAILLADTILLMGNGPQAGIAEAVCNTMPRDRNRASLHHDPQYYRIRNHLVDFLLERSAEFSHGRAPERPPQLRPGLAQAGAELAAAPVAMSA from the coding sequence ATGCCGACTGATCTTCGCGCCGGCGCGGCGCCTTTCCTGCAAGTGCAGGGCCTGGCCAAATCGTATGCCGACCGACACGGCCGGCCGGGGCCGGCGGTGTTCGAGCGCGTCAACTTCGACATCCGCCGCGGCGAGTTCGTCTGCATCGTCGGCCACTCGGGCTGCGGCAAGTCCAGCCTTCTGAAGGTCCTGGCCGGACTTGAGGCGCCCAGCGCCGGCCGCATGCTGATCGATGGCCGCCCGGTGCACGGCCCCGGCCTGGACCGCGGGGTGGTGTTCCAGGAACATGCGCTGATGCCGTGGCTGAGCGTGCGCGGCAACATCGCCTTTGCGGTGCGCAGCCGCTGGCCCGAATGGTCGGCCAGCCAGGTGGACACGCAGGTGAGGCGCTACCTCGAACTGGTGGGCCTGCAGGCTGCCATCGACAAGAAGCCCGCAGCCTTGTCGGGCGGCATGAAGCAGCGGGTCGGCATTGCGCGGGCGTTTGCGATCGAACCGAAGATGCTGCTGCTGGACGAGCCCTTCGGCGCCCTCGATGCACTGACACGCGGCACCATCCAGGACGAACTGTTGCGCATCTGCGCCGAGACGCGGCAGACGGTGTTCATGATCACCCACGATGTGGACGAAGCCATCCTGCTGGCCGACACCATTCTCTTGATGGGCAACGGCCCCCAGGCGGGTATCGCCGAGGCGGTGTGCAACACCATGCCGCGCGACCGCAACCGCGCCAGCCTGCACCACGACCCGCAGTACTACCGCATCCGCAACCACCTCGTCGACTTCCTGCTGGAGCGCTCGGCCGAGTTTTCGCATGGCCGCGCGCCCGAGCGGCCGCCGCAGCTGCGTCCGGGGCTCGCGCAGGCGGGGGCCGAACTCGCGGCGGCACCGGTGGCCATGTCGGCCTGA
- the cynS gene encoding cyanase, producing MNRLDVTEKIIATKVAKGLKWADVAARVGQSKEWTTAALLGQMTLNAEQARVVAEIFDLSEAEAQWLTVVPYKGSLPTSVPTDPLIYRFYELVNVYGTTFKELIHDEFGDGIMSAIDFRMDLQREPNPAGDRVSITMSGKFLPYKTY from the coding sequence ATGAACCGACTCGACGTCACCGAAAAAATCATCGCCACCAAGGTGGCCAAGGGCTTGAAGTGGGCCGACGTGGCGGCGCGTGTGGGCCAGAGCAAGGAATGGACGACTGCCGCGCTGCTTGGCCAGATGACGCTGAACGCCGAGCAGGCGCGTGTCGTGGCCGAGATCTTCGACCTGAGCGAGGCCGAGGCGCAATGGCTGACGGTGGTGCCCTACAAGGGCTCGTTGCCGACCAGCGTGCCGACCGATCCGCTGATCTATCGCTTCTACGAGTTGGTCAACGTGTACGGCACCACCTTCAAGGAATTGATCCATGACGAGTTCGGCGACGGCATCATGAGCGCGATCGATTTCCGCATGGACTTGCAACGGGAGCCGAACCCGGCTGGCGATCGTGTCAGCATCACGATGTCGGGCAAGTTCCTGCCTTACAAGACCTACTGA